A single genomic interval of Spinacia oleracea cultivar Varoflay chromosome 6, BTI_SOV_V1, whole genome shotgun sequence harbors:
- the LOC110802437 gene encoding cytochrome P450 81Q32, which translates to MPTRWYSLRSKKMDETWFYVLSLFAIIQLILIFSFQQQTKKRHKILPPSPPSRPIIGHLHLLKSPIIHRTLQRLSLQYGSIFSLKLGFLPFVVISSPIAVEECFTKNDIVLANRPQVLAGKHLHYNWTTLGAASYGPLWQNLRRLTTLELFSSNRLKSFAGIRAQEVRSLVKALFGGTLLRNGGSSQSEKYGKVEMESKFSGLSFNILTRILTGEKYISFSDENDDDDARQEADKFLGLMREVFKLTGVSNMVDCLPVFRWINFRNVEGRMVAARKKMDDFLDGLIEECRKKRTQNGEKKTTAMIYKLLDLQEFEPANYSDQLIKGIIMVILIAGTDTSAVTMEWALSLLLNHPNVLQKAREEIDNYKGINNDELVEEVDLPNLPYLQCIINETLRLFPAAPLLIAHQASEDITISGYNIDKGKSILINAWAIHRDPSIWEDPLSFRPERFEGLKSEDYRFTFIPFGLGRRSCPGATLANRLIGLTLATLIQCFDWERVDENNVDLTEGPGLTMPKAKPLVAMCRARKSIINVLSNM; encoded by the exons ATGCCAACACGGTGGTATAGTTTAAGGAGCAAGAAAATGGATGAAACATGGTTCTATGTTTTGTCTCTCTTTGCCATTATACAACTAATTCTGATATTCTCCTTCCAACAACAAACTAAAAAAAGGCACAAAATTCTGCCACCAAGTCCTCCATCTCGTCCCATAATAGGTCATCTTCATCTACTCAAAAGCCCGATCATTCATCGCACCTTACAACGTCTTTCCTTGCAGTATGGTTCTATTTTCTCTCTAAAACTCGGGTTTCTTCCCTTCGTTGTCATATCTTCACCCATTGCTGTCGAAGAATGTTTCACGAAAAACGACATTGTCTTAGCCAATAGGCCTCAAGTTCTCGCCGGAAAACACCTACATTACAACTGGACCACCCTTGGAGCCGCCTCGTACGGTCCATTGTGGCAGAACCTACGTAGGTTAACCACCCTGGAGCTGTTCTCGAGTAACCGGTTGAAGTCATTCGCGGGTATAAGAGCACAAGAAGTTAGATCCTTGGTCAAAGCGTTGTTTGGAG GAACCTTActaagaaacggaggaagtagccAATCAGAAAAATATGGTAAAGTTGAAATGGAGTCGAAATTTTCAGGGTTGTCCTTTAACATTTTAACTAGGATATTAACTGGGGAAAAATACATATCCTTTAGtgatgaaaatgatgatgatgatgctcgCCAAGAAGCTGACAAGTTTCTTGGGTTAATGAGGGAAGTTTTCAAGCTTACCGGAGTGTCGAATATGGTTGATTGTTTGCCGGTATTTAGGTGGATTAATTTTCGAAACGTCGAAGGAAGGATGGTGGCAGCAAGGAAAAAGATGGATGATTTTCTAGATGGTCTAATAGAAGAGTGTAGGAAGAAGAGGACCCAAAATGGAGAGAAGAAGACAACAGCCATGATTTATAAGTTGCTGGATTTGCAAGAGTTTGAGCCTGCTAATTACTCtgatcaattaatcaaggggatcattATG GTAATATTGATAGCAGGAACAGATACATCAGCTGTTACAATGGAATGGGCTTTATCGTTATTGTTAAACCACCCTAATGTACTCCAAAAGGCAAGAGAAGAAATAGACAATTATAAAGGCATTAATAATGATGAACTTGTAGAAGAAGTTGATCTCCCTAACCTTCCTTACCTCCAATGCATCATCAACGAGACACTTCGACTCTTCCCAGCAGCTCCATTACTAATCGCACACCAAGCATCCGAAGATATAACCATTTCAGGGTACAACATCGACAAAGGTAAATCTATATTGATCAACGCGTGGGCAATTCATAGAGATCCAAGTATATGGGAGGACCCATTGAGCTTTAGGCCCGAGAGGTTTGAAGGGTTAAAGAGCGAAGATTATAGATTCACTTTTATCCCATTCGGGCTAGGGAGGAGGTCTTGCCCCGGGGCGACTCTTGCTAATAGACTGATAGGACTAACTTTGGCAACTTTGATTCAATGTTTTGATTGGGAAAGGGTTGATGAAAACAATGTAGATTTAACTGAAGGTCCTGGACTAACAATGCCCAAGGCTAAACCACTTGTAGCTATGTGTAGAGCACGTAAGAGCATTATAAATGTCTTATCCAATATGTAA